From the Pseudomonas syringae KCTC 12500 genome, the window GTTGTCCACCACCAGCGGGCCGAACACCAGACGGCGCAGCTCGGCAGCCGGCACCTGCGGCGCTTCACTACGGCGTAGCAAGGCTTTGATACGCGCCAACAACACGCGCGGGTGCACCGGTTTACAGACGAAATCGTCGGCGCCGGTATCGAGACCTTCTATATGGTCGGTGTCATCGGTGCGTGCGGTGAGCATCAGAATCGGCCCGTCGTAACGGTCACGCACGCTGCGGCAGATGCTGAAACCGTCCTCGCCGGGCAGCATCAGGTCAAGAATCACCAGATCCGGCTGCTCAGCGATGATCCGTGCCGACGCCAGCGCGCCGTCACCTTCGATGTTCACGCGCAGGCCGTGGCTCTGCAGGTAATCACGGGTCAATTCGGCCAGTCGCTGGTCATCCTCGACGATCAGCACGTGCCAGGTGTGTGGTTCCACAGCCATCTTTCCTTGTCGTTATCGACCGTTTTTTGTTTTTGCAACGCAGGGGTTGCGGCACCACGTCGCAGGCCAGTGTAGCAACCCTCGCGGGGATCACACGACACCGCACGCGGCATAGCACATGACATGCCAGAACGGCCTTTCAGCTGTGTTTTTTTGTGATAGGGTTCGCGCCCTTAAAAATCAGCAGTGCCTCACCAGTGCCTACAGAAAACGGTGACAAACGGTCACGATCCAGTAGTTATGCGGCCTACACGCAAGGTGTGCGATTCATACACAAACTACACACACTTTATCCACAAGCGGTGCGTTGCAATTCATGTCCAAAACGCATTATCTTGTAGCCCGGCGACGAGACACACCCTACATGTGGGGTTTTGAATAAAAACGCCAGCACAACTCAAATGGGAAATTCAAGCATTTTTGTTGCGTCTGAGGGGTTGAACTTCAAGCCAGTTTAGGCACCAAGACGCTCGCGCATGAGCCAGAGCCATCCCGTACACGTTTTGCAACATCGAACACGCACTCTTGATCAGATTTTCGAAGGATCGGGCATAGCCCGGTCCTTTTTGGCTTCAAAACCTGGAAGCGGCGACAGCACCCCGCTTTCACCTTCGTTTTGGAGCCCTTTGGTCGCCTTTTGCGACTGACTGCTCTAAACGAAATGGTGGGCAGCAATGCCCGAACAAACTTAAAGAACGTGGAGTCACACATGCAAACAGACACAACTCGCGAGAACTCGCCGACCGGCGCGCCGCAGGCAAGCCAGACCCAGCAGGATCTGTCTGCCACTGCCCCCGGTCAACTGCGCGTGATCAAGCGTAACGGTACTGTCGTTCCCTACACGGACGACAAGATCACCGTTGCCATCACCAAGGCGTTTCTTGCAGTTGAAGGCGGCAATGCTGCTGCCTCGTCGCGCATCCATGACACCGTTGCCCGCCTGACCGAACAGGTCAGCGCCACGTTCAAGCGTCGCATGCCTTCGGGCGGCACCATCCACATCGAAGAAATCCAGGATCAGGTCGAACTGGCACTGATGCGTGCCGGCGAGCAGAAAGTGGCTCGCGACTACGTCATCTACCGTGACTCGCGCGCCAAGGAGCGTGCCGTTCGCGCCCCCGAAGAGCAGGTCCAGGCTCACCCGTCGATCCGCATCACCCGCGCCGACGGCAGCTTTGCGCCGCTGGACATGGGTCGCCTGAACACCATCGTCACCGAAGCGTGCGAAGGCCTGGCTGAAGTCGACGCCGACCTGATCCAGACCGAAACCCTGAAAAACCTGTACGACGGCGTGGCCCTGAAAGACGTCAACACCGCGCTGGTGATGACCGCCCGTACCCTGGTCGAGCGCGAGCCGAACTACTCGTTCGTCACCGCCCGCCTGCTGATGGACACCCTGCGCGCCGAAGGCCTGGGTTTCCTCGGTGTCGCCGACAGCGCCACCCACCACGAAATGGCCGACCTGTACGCCAAGGCGCTGCCTGCCTACGTCACCGCCGGTATCAAGTTCGAACTGCTCAACCCTGTGCTGGCCGAATTCGACCTCGAAAAACTCGGCAAGGCGATCAACCACGAGCGTGATCAGCAGTTCACCTACCTGGGCCTGCAAACCCTGTACGACCGTTACTTCATCCACAAGGATGGCGTGCGTTTCGAACTGCCGCAGATCTTCTTCATGCGTGTGGCCATGGGCCTGGCAATCGAAGAGAAAGCCCGTGAAGACCGCGCCATCGAGTTCTACAACCTGCTGTCGTCGTTCGACTACATGTCGTCGACCCCGACCCTGTTCAACGCCGGCACCCTGCGTCCACAGCTGTCCAGCTGCTACCTGACCACCGTGCCGGATGACCTGTCGGGCATTTACCACGCGATCCACGACAACGCCATGCTGTCCAAATTCGCAGGCGGCCTGGGTAACGACTGGACGCCGGTTCGTGCGCTGGGCTCGTACATCAAGGGCACCAACGGCAAGTCGCAAGGCGTCGTACCGTTCCTGAAAGTGGTCAACGACACCGCCGTTGCGGTCAACCAGGGCGGCAAGCGCAAGGGCGCTGTCTGTGCCTACCTGGAAACCTGGCACATGGACATCGAAGAGTTCATCGAGCTGCGCAAGAACACCGGTGATGACCGTCGTCGTACCCACGACATGAACACCGCCAACTGGATCCCTGACCTGTTCATGAAGCGCGTCTTCGACGACGGCCCGTGGACCCTGTTCTCGCCCTCCGAAGTACCAGACCTGCACGACCTGACCGGCAAGGCCTTCCAGGAGCGTTACGAGTACTACGAAGCGCTGACCGAATACCCAGGCAAGATCAAACTGTTCAAGACCATCCAGGCCAAGGATCTGTGGCGCAAGATGCTCTCGATGCTGTTCGAAACCGGCCATCCTTGGCTGACCTTCAAGGACCCGTGCAACCTGCGCAGCCCGCAGCAGCACGTGGGCGTGGTTCACAGCTCGAACCTGTGCACCGAGATCACCCTGAACACCAACAAGGACGAGATCGCGGTCTGCAACCTGGGCTCGATCAACCTGCCGAACCACATCGTCGACGGCAAGCTGGACACCGACAAGCTCAAGCGCACCGTCGATGTAGCCGTGCGCATGCTCGATAACGTGATCGACATCAACTACTACTCGGTACCGCAGGCCAAGAACTCCAACCTGCGTCACCGTCCGGTCGGCCTGGGCATCATGGGCTTCCAGGACGCGCTGTACCTGCAACACATCCCGTACGGTTCCGATGCTGCCGTGCAGTTCGCCGACACCTCCATGGAAGCGGTCAGCTACTACGCGATCCAGGCGTCCTGTGACCTGGCCGACGAGCGCGGTGCCTACGAGACGTTCCAGGGTTCGCTGTGGTCCAAGGGCATCCTGCCGCTGGATTCGCAACAGATCCTGATCGAGCAGCGTGGCGAGAAGTACATCAGCGTCGACCTGAAGGAAACCCTGGACTGGGCGCCGGTTCGTGCCCGTGTGCAGAAAGGTATCCGTAACTCGAACATCATGGCCATCGCACCGACCGCCACCATCGCCAACATCACTGGCGTGTCGCAGTCGATCGAACCGACCTATCAGAACCTCTACGTGAAATCGAACCTGTCCGGCGAATTCACCGTGATCAACCCGTATCTGGTTCGCGACCTCAAGGCCCGCGACCTGTGGGACTCGGTCATGATCAACGACCTGAAGTACTACGACGGTTCGGTACAGCAGATCGAGCGCATCCCGCAGGAGCTCAAGGAGCTTTACGCGACTGCCTTCGAAGTGGACACCAAGTGGATCGTCGATGCAGCAAGCCGTCGTCAGAAGTGGATCGACCAGGCTCAGTCGCTGAACCTGTACATCGCTGGCGCTTCGGGCAAGAAGCTGGACGTGACCTACCGCATGGCCTGGTACCGTGGTCTGAAAACCACTTACTACCTCCGTGCCCTGGCCGCGACCAGCACCGAGAAGTCCACCGTCAACACCGGCAAGCTCAACGCAGTATCGAGCGGCGGCCACGGCCCGGACGACTCGGCGATCACCGCCCCGCGTCCAACCGAAGCAGCACCTGCCGGCCCGGCCCCAGTGCCAAAAGCTTGCGCGATCGACGAGCCGGATTGTGAGGCTTGCCAGTAAGGCAACCCGCCTCGCCCCCACAGGAGAAACACAACCCTGTGGGAGCGAGAGGCCAACAAGCCTGACGCTGTACCTGTAGGAGCGGACTTGTCCGCGAAGAGGCCGGCAAGGATACACATCCCCTTGCCACCCTCCTCCTCACCCAAAGGCCCCGAAAGCCAAAAATTCATGTTCCTTGCGCGCCACACCTGAAAAGCAAGCAACACACCCTCTAGATCCAACAGGCCAGTCCACCCGACTGACCCTCAAGCAGGAGAAGTACACCATGCTGAGCTGGGACGAATTCGATAAGGAAGACGGCGAAGTAGTCGCCAAAGCGACCAACGCCGGTCATGCCAACGAAGCCAACATGGATCGCCTCGATAGCGCCGGTGGCCTGGCTGCACAGGAAGCCCGCGCCGTAACCGCCGCCGACTCCGCTGCCCTGATCCGCGCCAAGAAAGCGCTGGACGCACTGGACGTCGCAGAAGGCCTGGCCGAGCTCGAAGGCGCCAGCGCCCGTGTCGCCGTTGACGAAAAAATGATGATCAACTGCCGCGCCGACCTCAACCAGCTCGTACCTTTCAAGTACGACTGGGCCTGGCAGAAGTATCTGGACGGTTGCGCAAACCACTGGATGCCGCAAGAAGTCAACATGACCGCCGACATCGCCCTCTGGAAAAACCCGGAAGGCCTGACCGACGACGAGCGCCGCATCGTCATGCGCAACCTGGGCTTCTTCTCCACTGCCGACTCGTTGGTTGCCAACAACCTGGTGCTGGCCGTGTACCGCCTGATCACCAACCCGGAGTGCCGCCAGTACATCCTGCGCCAGGCCTTCGAAGAGGCGATCCACACCCACGCCTACCAGTACTGCATCGAATCGCTGGCCATGGATGAAGGCGAGATCTTCAACATGTACCA encodes:
- a CDS encoding ribonucleotide-diphosphate reductase subunit beta codes for the protein MLSWDEFDKEDGEVVAKATNAGHANEANMDRLDSAGGLAAQEARAVTAADSAALIRAKKALDALDVAEGLAELEGASARVAVDEKMMINCRADLNQLVPFKYDWAWQKYLDGCANHWMPQEVNMTADIALWKNPEGLTDDERRIVMRNLGFFSTADSLVANNLVLAVYRLITNPECRQYILRQAFEEAIHTHAYQYCIESLAMDEGEIFNMYHEIPSVAKKAAWGLKYTRSISDPKFETGTVETDKELLRNLIAYYCVLEGIFFYCGFTQILSMGRRNKMTGVAEQFQYILRDESMHLNFGIDVINQIKIENPHLWDAEMKEEATQMILQGTQLEIEYARDTMPRGVLGMNAAMMEDYLKFIANRRLSQIGLKEEYPGTTNPFPWMSEIMDLKKEKNFFETRVIEYQTGGALSWD
- a CDS encoding ribonucleoside-diphosphate reductase subunit alpha translates to MQTDTTRENSPTGAPQASQTQQDLSATAPGQLRVIKRNGTVVPYTDDKITVAITKAFLAVEGGNAAASSRIHDTVARLTEQVSATFKRRMPSGGTIHIEEIQDQVELALMRAGEQKVARDYVIYRDSRAKERAVRAPEEQVQAHPSIRITRADGSFAPLDMGRLNTIVTEACEGLAEVDADLIQTETLKNLYDGVALKDVNTALVMTARTLVEREPNYSFVTARLLMDTLRAEGLGFLGVADSATHHEMADLYAKALPAYVTAGIKFELLNPVLAEFDLEKLGKAINHERDQQFTYLGLQTLYDRYFIHKDGVRFELPQIFFMRVAMGLAIEEKAREDRAIEFYNLLSSFDYMSSTPTLFNAGTLRPQLSSCYLTTVPDDLSGIYHAIHDNAMLSKFAGGLGNDWTPVRALGSYIKGTNGKSQGVVPFLKVVNDTAVAVNQGGKRKGAVCAYLETWHMDIEEFIELRKNTGDDRRRTHDMNTANWIPDLFMKRVFDDGPWTLFSPSEVPDLHDLTGKAFQERYEYYEALTEYPGKIKLFKTIQAKDLWRKMLSMLFETGHPWLTFKDPCNLRSPQQHVGVVHSSNLCTEITLNTNKDEIAVCNLGSINLPNHIVDGKLDTDKLKRTVDVAVRMLDNVIDINYYSVPQAKNSNLRHRPVGLGIMGFQDALYLQHIPYGSDAAVQFADTSMEAVSYYAIQASCDLADERGAYETFQGSLWSKGILPLDSQQILIEQRGEKYISVDLKETLDWAPVRARVQKGIRNSNIMAIAPTATIANITGVSQSIEPTYQNLYVKSNLSGEFTVINPYLVRDLKARDLWDSVMINDLKYYDGSVQQIERIPQELKELYATAFEVDTKWIVDAASRRQKWIDQAQSLNLYIAGASGKKLDVTYRMAWYRGLKTTYYLRALAATSTEKSTVNTGKLNAVSSGGHGPDDSAITAPRPTEAAPAGPAPVPKACAIDEPDCEACQ
- a CDS encoding response regulator, translated to MAVEPHTWHVLIVEDDQRLAELTRDYLQSHGLRVNIEGDGALASARIIAEQPDLVILDLMLPGEDGFSICRSVRDRYDGPILMLTARTDDTDHIEGLDTGADDFVCKPVHPRVLLARIKALLRRSEAPQVPAAELRRLVFGPLVVDNALREAWLREQSIELTGAEFDLLWLLVANAGRTLSREEIFTALRGVGYDGQDRSIDVRISRIRPKIGDDPIHPRLIKTVRSKGYLFVPEAAQDMSGHVFSG